A stretch of Panthera tigris isolate Pti1 chromosome E2, P.tigris_Pti1_mat1.1, whole genome shotgun sequence DNA encodes these proteins:
- the PLEKHG4 gene encoding puratrophin-1 isoform X5: MAADGPGEWQGDTLGGSSVQLEEPTPSRVESLPCPVSSHLSLAQGKSDSRGGDLARDQVPDRLVSAGLGPEGLDSDPVDLGGPLSETSSELLEPDPSGSCLPKPANYLLAQDLSWELLASGMATLPGTRDVEGRAVLLLCAHSPAWLYPKCSSHELTRLLLYLRSIPRPEVQALGLTVLVDARVCSPSSSLFWGLSQLQEAAVGSVYQVLLVGKMPEEVPSRLQLQQLPSHQSLLTYISTSGLPASMGGGLPYCHQTWLDFRMRLEALLQSFQVVCALLQEAIESMKAVPQPMESGEVGRLLQQTQVLMQHVLDSPWLAWLQFQGGLELAWLKQEVPEVTLSPDYRSAVDEVDELYGRVDGLLHQLTLQSNRRVQALELVQTLEAQEGRLHQIEVWLQQVGWPALEELREPSLDMLLQAQGPFQELDQVAQEQVRRGERFLQPLAGWEAAELGAAGARFLALQAQLTDFSRALAQRRQRLADAQRLLHFFKQASTWAEEGQRVLAELEQERPGVVLQRLQLHWTKHPDLPPAHFRKMWALATGLGSEGIRQECRWAWARCQDTWLALDQKLEAALKPPLTTTTTGSTASLCVSRFPAASATPPLRKAYSLDQNLGQSLREPAHHCHHAAIVAASHGPDAEGGAQPGSSPTMLPPGSSDPRTPNRLQLVLAEMVATEREYVRALDYTVENYFPELDRPDVPQGLRGQRAHLFGNLEKLRDFHCHFFLRELEACTQHPSRVAYAFLRHRLQFGMYALYSKNKPRSDALMTSFGHVFFKDKQQALGDHLDLASYLLKPIQRMSKYALLLQELARACGGAVQELSALRAAQSLVRFQLRHGNDLLAMDAIQGCDVNLKEQGQLVRQDEFMVRAGRRKSLRRVFLFEELLLFSKPRRGPTGIDTYAYKRSFKTADLGLTECCGDNNLRFEIWFRRRKARDTFVLQAASLATKQAWTADISRLLWRQAIYNKEVRMAEMVSMGVGNKALQDIDPSEEAINDRTVNYILKCRDIRSRASVAVAPFDYESPCLGALSSLPGDPASCSMLGSLNLHLYRDPALLGLRWPLYSTSFPEEAALEAEAELGSQLSLTPEDSEVSSQCQSASGSSGSDSSYMSGWALGRGLEDLSYV; the protein is encoded by the exons ATGGCTGCAGATGGGCCGGGGGAATGGCAGGGGGACACATTAGGAGGTTCCTCAGTTCAGTTAGAGGAACCCACCCCATCTAGAGTGGAGAGCCTCCCATGTCCAGTGTCCTCCCACCTCAGCCTCGCACAGGGCAAGAGTGATAGTCGAGGGGGAGACTTGGCAAGAGACCAAGTTCCAGACAGGTTAGTGTCAGCTGGCTTGGGTCCTGAGGGGTTGGACAGCGATCCTGTGGACCTTGGAGGCCCTTTATCTGAGACATCTTCAGAACTACTGGAGCCAG ACCCCAGTGGATCTTGCCTCCCTAAGCCTGCTAATTACCTCCTTGCCCAAGACCTCTCCTGGGAGCTGCTGGCCAGTGGCATGGCTACCTTACCAG GGACTCGGGATGTAGAAGGCCGGGCAGTGTTGCTTCTGTGTGCCCATAGCCCAGCCTGGCTCTACCCCAAGTGCAGTAGCCATGAACTTACTCGCCTCCTGCTCTACCTGCGAAGCATTCCCAG GCCTGAAGTACAGGCCCTGGGATTGACCGTGCTGGTGGATGCCCGAGTTTGTTCCCCAAGTTCTTCTCTCTTCTGGGGGCTCAGCCAACTACAA GAAGCAGCCGTAGGGTCAGTATACCAggtgctgctggtgggaaagaTGCCAGAGGAGGTGCCTTCCAGGCTGCAG CTGCAGCAGCTGCCCTCTCATCAGAGCCTGCTGACCTACATCTCCACTTCTGGGTTGCCAGCTTCAATGGGAGGAGGCCTGCCTTACTGCCACCAGACCTGGCTGGACTTCCGGATG CGTCTGGAAGCCCTACTGCAAAGCTTCCAGGTGGTTTGTGCCTTGCTCCAGGAGGCCATTGAGAGCATGAAAGCTGTGCCCCAGCCCATGGAGTCTGGG GAAGTTGGTCGGCTGCTCCAGCAGACACAAGTCCTGATGCAGCACGTGCTAGACTCACCCTGGCTAGCATGGCTACAGTTCCAGGGGGGGTTGGAGCTGGCATGGTTGAAGCAAGAGGTCCCAGAGGTGACCTTGAGCCCAGACTACAG GTCAGCAGTGGATGAAGTTGATGAGCTCTATGGCCGTGTAGATGGACTGCTGCACCAACTGACCCTGCAGAGCAACCGGCGAGTACAGGCACTAGAGTTGGTCCAGACTCTGGAGGCCCAGGAAGGCAGGCTGCACCAG ATTGAAGTATGGCTACAGCAGGTGGGCTGGCCAGCACTTGAGGAGCTAAGGGAGCCCTCACTGGACATGCTGCTCCAGGCCCAAGGCCCTTTTCAGGAGCTGGACCAGGTTGCTCAG GAGCAGGTCCGGCGAGGGGAGAGGTTTCTGCAGCCACTGGCTGGCTGGGAGGCTGCTGAGCTGGGCGCTGCTGGGGCCCGCTTTCTGGCCCTGCAAGCCCAGCTGACTGACTTCTCCAGGGCTTTGGCCCAGCGGCGGCAGCGGCTGGCAGATGCTCAGAGGCTGTTGCATTTTTTCAAGCAG GCCTCGACAtgggctgaggaggggcagagggtgttGGCAGAGCTGGAGCAGGAGCGCCCAGGGGTCGTGCTGCAACGGCTGCAGCTGCATTGGACCAAGCACCCTGACTTGCCTCCTGCCCACTTCCGAAAGATGTGGGCTCTGGCCACAGGGTTGGGCTCCGAGGGCATTCGCCAGGAGTGCCGCTGGGCCTGGGCACGATgccaggacacctggctggcccTGGACCAGAAGCTAGAGGCTGCACTGAAGCCACCACTGACGACGACCACAACGGGCAGCACAGCTAGCCTGTGTGTCAGCCGTTTCCCTGCTGCATCTGCCACCCCTCCCCTGAGGAAGGCATATAGCCTCGATCAGAATCTGGGGCAGAGTCTCAGAGAGCCTGCCCACCACTGCCACCATGCGGCTATTGTGGCTGCTTCCCACGGACCAGACGCTGAAGGTGGTGCCCAGCCAGGGTCATCCCCTACCATGCTTCCACCAGGCAGTTCTGACCCCAGGACCCCCAACAG GCTCCAGCTGGTATTGGCAGAGATGGTGGCTACAGAGCGGGAGTATGTCCGAGCTCTTGATTACACCGTGGAGAACTACTTCCCTGAGCTGGATCGCCCCGATGTGCCCCAGGGCCTCCGTGGCCAGCGTGCCCACCTCTTTGGCAACCTGGAGAAGCTGCGGGACTTCcattgtcatttcttccttcGTGAGCTGGAGGCCTGTACCCAGCACCCATCCCGGGTAGCCTATGCGTTCCTGCGCCAT AGGTTGCAGTTTGGGATGTATGCACTCTACAGCAAGAATAAACCTCGCTCTGATGCCCTGATGACCAGCTTCGGTCATGTCTTCTTCAAG GACAAGCAGCAAGCACTGGGGGACCACCTGGACTTGGCCTCCTACCTGCTGAAGCCCATCCAGCGTATGAGCAAGTATGCATTGCTGCTGCAGGAACTGGCAAGGGCCTGCGGGGGTGCTGTGCAGGAGCTGAGTGCCCTGCGGGCTGCCCAGAGCCTTGTGCGCTTCCAGTTGCGACATGGCAATGACCTGCTAGCTATGGACGCCATCCAGGGCTGTGAT GTTAACCTGAAGGAACAGGGTCAGCTGGTGCGACAGGATGAGTTCATGGTACGTGCTGGGCGCCGTAAGTCCTTGCGCCGCGTTTTCCTCTTTGAGGAGCTACTGCTCTTCAGCAAGCCTCGCCGAGGACCCACGGGCATTGACACATACGCCTATAAGCGTTCCTTCAAG ACGGCAGACTTGGGCCTCACTGAGTGCTGTGGGGATAACAACCTGCGGTTTGAGATCTGGTTCCGCCGTCGCAAGGCCAGGGACACCTTTGTGCTGCAGGCTGCCAGCTTGGCCACCAAGCAGGCTTGGACAGCTGACATTTCTCGTCTGCTCTGGAGGCAGGCCATCTACAACAAGG AGGTTCGCATGGCTGAGATGGTGTCCATGGGTGTGGGGAACAAGGCCTTGCAGGACATCGACCCCAGCGAGGAAGCTATCAACGACCGCACTGTCAACTACATCCTGAAGTGCCGAG ACATTCGCTCTCGGGCCTCTGTTGCTGTGGCCCCGTTTGACTATGAGAGCCCCTGTCTGGGGGCCTTGAGCTCCCTTCCTGGAGACCCTGCCTCTTGCTCTATGCTGGGGTCCCTCAACCTGCATCTGTACAGAGACCCGGCTCTTCTGGGACTCCGCTGGCCCCTGTATTCTACCAGCTTCCCAGAGGAAGCAGCACTGGAGGCTGAAGCGGAGCTGGGCAGCCAGCTGTCTTTGA ctcctgaaGACTCAGAGGTGTCATCCCAGTGCCAATCAGCCAGTGGATCCAGTGGCTCTGACAGCAGCTATATGTCAGGGTGGGCCCTGGGAAGAGGTCTTGAGGACTTGTCCTAT GTCTGA
- the PLEKHG4 gene encoding puratrophin-1 isoform X4, producing the protein MATLPGTRDVEGRAVLLLCAHSPAWLYPKCSSHELTRLLLYLRSIPRPEVQALGLTVLVDARVCSPSSSLFWGLSQLQEAAVGSVYQVLLVGKMPEEVPSRLQLQQLPSHQSLLTYISTSGLPASMGGGLPYCHQTWLDFRMRLEALLQSFQVVCALLQEAIESMKAVPQPMESGEVGRLLQQTQVLMQHVLDSPWLAWLQFQGGLELAWLKQEVPEVTLSPDYRSAVDEVDELYGRVDGLLHQLTLQSNRRVQALELVQTLEAQEGRLHQIEVWLQQVGWPALEELREPSLDMLLQAQGPFQELDQVAQEQVRRGERFLQPLAGWEAAELGAAGARFLALQAQLTDFSRALAQRRQRLADAQRLLHFFKQASTWAEEGQRVLAELEQERPGVVLQRLQLHWTKHPDLPPAHFRKMWALATGLGSEGIRQECRWAWARCQDTWLALDQKLEAALKPPLTTTTTGSTASLCVSRFPAASATPPLRKAYSLDQNLGQSLREPAHHCHHAAIVAASHGPDAEGGAQPGSSPTMLPPGSSDPRTPNRLQLVLAEMVATEREYVRALDYTVENYFPELDRPDVPQGLRGQRAHLFGNLEKLRDFHCHFFLRELEACTQHPSRVAYAFLRHRLQFGMYALYSKNKPRSDALMTSFGHVFFKDKQQALGDHLDLASYLLKPIQRMSKYALLLQELARACGGAVQELSALRAAQSLVRFQLRHGNDLLAMDAIQGCDVNLKEQGQLVRQDEFMVRAGRRKSLRRVFLFEELLLFSKPRRGPTGIDTYAYKRSFKTADLGLTECCGDNNLRFEIWFRRRKARDTFVLQAASLATKQAWTADISRLLWRQAIYNKEVRMAEMVSMGVGNKALQDIDPSEEAINDRTVNYILKCRDIRSRASVAVAPFDYESPCLGALSSLPGDPASCSMLGSLNLHLYRDPALLGLRWPLYSTSFPEEAALEAEAELGSQLSLTPEDSEVSSQCQSASGSSGSDSSYMSGWALGRGLEDLSYV; encoded by the exons ATGGCTACCTTACCAG GGACTCGGGATGTAGAAGGCCGGGCAGTGTTGCTTCTGTGTGCCCATAGCCCAGCCTGGCTCTACCCCAAGTGCAGTAGCCATGAACTTACTCGCCTCCTGCTCTACCTGCGAAGCATTCCCAG GCCTGAAGTACAGGCCCTGGGATTGACCGTGCTGGTGGATGCCCGAGTTTGTTCCCCAAGTTCTTCTCTCTTCTGGGGGCTCAGCCAACTACAA GAAGCAGCCGTAGGGTCAGTATACCAggtgctgctggtgggaaagaTGCCAGAGGAGGTGCCTTCCAGGCTGCAG CTGCAGCAGCTGCCCTCTCATCAGAGCCTGCTGACCTACATCTCCACTTCTGGGTTGCCAGCTTCAATGGGAGGAGGCCTGCCTTACTGCCACCAGACCTGGCTGGACTTCCGGATG CGTCTGGAAGCCCTACTGCAAAGCTTCCAGGTGGTTTGTGCCTTGCTCCAGGAGGCCATTGAGAGCATGAAAGCTGTGCCCCAGCCCATGGAGTCTGGG GAAGTTGGTCGGCTGCTCCAGCAGACACAAGTCCTGATGCAGCACGTGCTAGACTCACCCTGGCTAGCATGGCTACAGTTCCAGGGGGGGTTGGAGCTGGCATGGTTGAAGCAAGAGGTCCCAGAGGTGACCTTGAGCCCAGACTACAG GTCAGCAGTGGATGAAGTTGATGAGCTCTATGGCCGTGTAGATGGACTGCTGCACCAACTGACCCTGCAGAGCAACCGGCGAGTACAGGCACTAGAGTTGGTCCAGACTCTGGAGGCCCAGGAAGGCAGGCTGCACCAG ATTGAAGTATGGCTACAGCAGGTGGGCTGGCCAGCACTTGAGGAGCTAAGGGAGCCCTCACTGGACATGCTGCTCCAGGCCCAAGGCCCTTTTCAGGAGCTGGACCAGGTTGCTCAG GAGCAGGTCCGGCGAGGGGAGAGGTTTCTGCAGCCACTGGCTGGCTGGGAGGCTGCTGAGCTGGGCGCTGCTGGGGCCCGCTTTCTGGCCCTGCAAGCCCAGCTGACTGACTTCTCCAGGGCTTTGGCCCAGCGGCGGCAGCGGCTGGCAGATGCTCAGAGGCTGTTGCATTTTTTCAAGCAG GCCTCGACAtgggctgaggaggggcagagggtgttGGCAGAGCTGGAGCAGGAGCGCCCAGGGGTCGTGCTGCAACGGCTGCAGCTGCATTGGACCAAGCACCCTGACTTGCCTCCTGCCCACTTCCGAAAGATGTGGGCTCTGGCCACAGGGTTGGGCTCCGAGGGCATTCGCCAGGAGTGCCGCTGGGCCTGGGCACGATgccaggacacctggctggcccTGGACCAGAAGCTAGAGGCTGCACTGAAGCCACCACTGACGACGACCACAACGGGCAGCACAGCTAGCCTGTGTGTCAGCCGTTTCCCTGCTGCATCTGCCACCCCTCCCCTGAGGAAGGCATATAGCCTCGATCAGAATCTGGGGCAGAGTCTCAGAGAGCCTGCCCACCACTGCCACCATGCGGCTATTGTGGCTGCTTCCCACGGACCAGACGCTGAAGGTGGTGCCCAGCCAGGGTCATCCCCTACCATGCTTCCACCAGGCAGTTCTGACCCCAGGACCCCCAACAG GCTCCAGCTGGTATTGGCAGAGATGGTGGCTACAGAGCGGGAGTATGTCCGAGCTCTTGATTACACCGTGGAGAACTACTTCCCTGAGCTGGATCGCCCCGATGTGCCCCAGGGCCTCCGTGGCCAGCGTGCCCACCTCTTTGGCAACCTGGAGAAGCTGCGGGACTTCcattgtcatttcttccttcGTGAGCTGGAGGCCTGTACCCAGCACCCATCCCGGGTAGCCTATGCGTTCCTGCGCCAT AGGTTGCAGTTTGGGATGTATGCACTCTACAGCAAGAATAAACCTCGCTCTGATGCCCTGATGACCAGCTTCGGTCATGTCTTCTTCAAG GACAAGCAGCAAGCACTGGGGGACCACCTGGACTTGGCCTCCTACCTGCTGAAGCCCATCCAGCGTATGAGCAAGTATGCATTGCTGCTGCAGGAACTGGCAAGGGCCTGCGGGGGTGCTGTGCAGGAGCTGAGTGCCCTGCGGGCTGCCCAGAGCCTTGTGCGCTTCCAGTTGCGACATGGCAATGACCTGCTAGCTATGGACGCCATCCAGGGCTGTGAT GTTAACCTGAAGGAACAGGGTCAGCTGGTGCGACAGGATGAGTTCATGGTACGTGCTGGGCGCCGTAAGTCCTTGCGCCGCGTTTTCCTCTTTGAGGAGCTACTGCTCTTCAGCAAGCCTCGCCGAGGACCCACGGGCATTGACACATACGCCTATAAGCGTTCCTTCAAG ACGGCAGACTTGGGCCTCACTGAGTGCTGTGGGGATAACAACCTGCGGTTTGAGATCTGGTTCCGCCGTCGCAAGGCCAGGGACACCTTTGTGCTGCAGGCTGCCAGCTTGGCCACCAAGCAGGCTTGGACAGCTGACATTTCTCGTCTGCTCTGGAGGCAGGCCATCTACAACAAGG AGGTTCGCATGGCTGAGATGGTGTCCATGGGTGTGGGGAACAAGGCCTTGCAGGACATCGACCCCAGCGAGGAAGCTATCAACGACCGCACTGTCAACTACATCCTGAAGTGCCGAG ACATTCGCTCTCGGGCCTCTGTTGCTGTGGCCCCGTTTGACTATGAGAGCCCCTGTCTGGGGGCCTTGAGCTCCCTTCCTGGAGACCCTGCCTCTTGCTCTATGCTGGGGTCCCTCAACCTGCATCTGTACAGAGACCCGGCTCTTCTGGGACTCCGCTGGCCCCTGTATTCTACCAGCTTCCCAGAGGAAGCAGCACTGGAGGCTGAAGCGGAGCTGGGCAGCCAGCTGTCTTTGA ctcctgaaGACTCAGAGGTGTCATCCCAGTGCCAATCAGCCAGTGGATCCAGTGGCTCTGACAGCAGCTATATGTCAGGGTGGGCCCTGGGAAGAGGTCTTGAGGACTTGTCCTAT GTCTGA